The genomic region CCCTTGGAAGTTGCCGCTATGATTGATCCTGCGGCAATCGCCTTGCACGCGCTCCATCGCGCCGGCGGCGTACGTGCCGGCGAAACGGTTGCTGTCTTCGGAACAGGTCCCATCGGGCTCATGGCCGCACAGTGGGCAGAGATTTCCGGAGCAGGCAACGTCATCCTTTTTGATGAAGATCCCAAGAAATGTGCATTGGCACGCGAACTGGGATTCCGATACAGCTTTAACAGCGCAGACCGAGATATTTTTGAGATCATAAAGGACTTGACCCATGGTTTGGGGATGGACATTGCCATTGATACAGAAGGGACGGTAACATCGATGTCAGGATGTATCAATGCCGTGGGTATAGGCGGCTGCGCCATATTATTGGCCCTTCCCACTGCGGAGATACCCGCTACCCCCGCCACGCTGACCCAGGTGATCCATCGCGAAATTTCTATTATAGGCAGCTGGAATTCCGTCTTCAGAACTTCAGGTAACCGCGATGATTGGCAGGCTGTCCTTCGCTCCATTAATGCGGGACACCTCCTCTTAGAACCGCTCATTAGCCATCGCGTTACCCTTGCCAATGCCTGCGATACAATCCACTCCATGCAAAACAAATCGATGACCGCCATGAAAGTAATCATCCAGCCTATACTCGGATAAGGGGACGGGAAGATAGTATCGATCCTATAGGGCTTGGCGTTGGTGTATTGTCACGATCGGGAACATAAAGACCATTTTGTTCATAAATTCAAGGTAGTAACTGAATAAGGATAGACAGATCATGAGACAATTTTCCTTGCCTATGTGGTGCAAGCCTCTCGCGTTGGTTTTATGCTTGTCCGTAGGACTCATTCCCGCCATGGTGCAGGCGGAT from Candidatus Hydrogenedentota bacterium harbors:
- a CDS encoding zinc-binding dehydrogenase, whose amino-acid sequence is PLEVAAMIDPAAIALHALHRAGGVRAGETVAVFGTGPIGLMAAQWAEISGAGNVILFDEDPKKCALARELGFRYSFNSADRDIFEIIKDLTHGLGMDIAIDTEGTVTSMSGCINAVGIGGCAILLALPTAEIPATPATLTQVIHREISIIGSWNSVFRTSGNRDDWQAVLRSINAGHLLLEPLISHRVTLANACDTIHSMQNKSMTAMKVIIQPILG